AACTGTGATGATTACGACAGCCTGGAAGCCACCTGTCAGCAGAATTTGACGCTGACGCTGGAACTACGCAATGGTGAAGTTGTGACCGGTAAAGCCAGTGATATGATCTCACGTAAGCAGGTCGAATATCTGGTGATTGAAGCCTCAGGCACAACGCGCGAGCTGCGTCTCGACCACATCGTCAGTTTCAGTCATCCTGAAATCGGGAAGGTCGTCGTCAGCGAATCCTGACAGACTTCTCCTTTCATTCAGCGGCAAACGCTGAACCCATGCTTCCCAAACGGACAACGCAGGTTGTCCGTTTTTATTTCAGTACTAGCCTCAGCGTCAGGCTTTTCCCTCAGCTTTTTTCCCCTGGCTTATTTTCCCCTGGCTTATTTTTCCCAAACTTACTTTTCCCAAACTTACTTTTCCCAAACAATGCGCCATACAGGCTGGTTTTCTCTCGCCTGCCCTTCTCGCGTGACAAATCGCCCCACTGCCGCAATCAGTTGCTCGTTGTAGAACACCAGCGGCGTACGGTCACGCCACCAGGGCGGAACGCCCAATTCCTGCCAGAGTTTCTTGATTTGTCGCCCATGTGCTCTGCCAACAATATGCACGGTTCCGCTGATCGAAAAGCGAATGCTCACCGCCTCACTGTTTTCCGGCGCGCGAATCGCCACTCCGCTATCGGCCAGCGACAGCGTGCCCAGATTATCGGGTAGCGACAACGGGCATGACGGCGATTGCCACGAGATAATGCAGTCTTTGAGTGACGTCATCAGCGGCAGCAGGTAGAGATACTGCCGAAAACGGCGAACCTGCATCTGATTCAGTTGCAATACCGGTTCTGCATCCTGACGGCTTGTCGCAACCTCATCCCAGAGCCGTTGTAATTGTTCACGTGCTGGCATCGTCGCCCCTCGCTGCGCCAACCAGCGCCGCAAGAGTGCAAAACGACGCACCGGACTTAGCGGCAGAAGCCCGTCAATGCTCAGCGCACCATCCGCCTGGCATAGCGCCTGCAATGACTCCTCCAGCAGCTCATCTAGCAGCTGTTCCTGTTCGGCACAAAGCTCGGCGCTACGCGCTACGGCGGAGGAGAAATGCGGCCAGCGCTGCGTCAATCGCGGTAAGATTTGGCGACGTAGGAAATTACGGTCGAAACGTTCATCCTGATTGCTGTCGTCTTCAATCCAGTCAAGCTGATGCCGCTGCGCATAGGCTTCCAACTGCAAGCGAGAAATGCTTAACAGCGGACGCACAAGACGATGCTGACCGAGCGTTGTACTGTTACCGAGAAGAGTACTAGCCGCCATCGCAGATAATCCGGCAGGCCCACTGCCGCGTTTCAGCGCCAGTAAAAAAGTTTCGCTTTGATCATCAAGATGCTGCGCCGTCAACAAGATTTCCCCGTCTTGCAGATGCGCTTGCAAAGCCTGATAACGTGCCGTTCTGGCCGCGGCTTCTATACCGCCGTTCTGCGCTTCAACCTTCACCGGCAGCGAGGCAAAGGGCACCTGCCAGCGTTCACACTGCTGGCGACAATGTTCAGCCCAGCTATCGGCCAGCGGATTTAAACCATGATGGATATAAGCCGCACGAATAGGCAGCCCGGAACGCTGACGCACAGCCACCAGCAGATGCAATAGCACGCTAGAGTCCAGACCACCGCTGTAGGCCAACAGGATCGACTCGCATCCGGCCGTTTGCGTCACAATCGTCTGGAGTAATCCATCATCAGGTTCGGTGCGGTTCACGGTATCAGATCTCATACAGTTCTAAAGGCAAGCCGTCAGGATCGGAGAAAAAGGTGAAGCGCTGCTGCGTTTCAGGATCGATCCGGACAGGTTCACAGATAACGTCAGCCTGCTCCAGCGAGGCGACAGCCTGTTCTACGTTAGCCACAGCAAAAGCCAGGTGGCGCAGGCCGCAGGCTTCCGGACAACTCACCCGCGCGGGCGGATGAGGGAAAGAAAATAGCTCAATGGTATAGCATCCATTCAGCGAGAGATCCCCTTTCCACGACTGCTGTGCTTCACGGTAGACCTCGTTGTTCAACGTAAACCCTAGCACATCACAGTAAAATGCCTTGCTGCGTTCATAGTCAGAGGCAATCACCGCAATGTGATGGACATCGAGCAGCTTCAGCATGCTTCAAACCCTCATAGCAAAAAATCCGCTGTCATTTCTGACAACGGATTTTAAAAGTAACACCAGAATCACCTGATTGATAACACATCAATCAGACAATCGCCTTATCAGCAGTAACCACTGTACTTAACAGTAACCATAGTTCATCAAACGCTGATAACGGCGGTTCAACAGTTCTTCTTCTGTCAGGCCGTCGAGATCGAGCAGGTCGGCCAGCAGTTGTGCTTTCAGCGACGCTGCCATCACTGGGACATTACGGTGCGCCGACCCCAGCGGCTCAGGGATCACGGTATCGATCAGTTTCAGCTCTTTCAGACGCGGCGCAATAATGCCCATGGCTTCCGCCGCCAACGGCGCTTTATCCGCACTCTTCCACAGGATAGACGCACAGCCTTCCGGTGAAATCACCGAGTAGGTGCTGTACTGCAACATGTTGACCTTGTCACCCACGCCGATAGCCAGTGCACCACCAGAACCACCTTCACCGATAACGGTACAGATGATTGGCACACGCAGCGTCGACATTTCACGCAGGTTGCGCGCGATAGCTTCAGACTGACCGCGTTCTTCTGCGCCAACGCCCGGATAAGCGCCCGGCGTGTCGATGAAGGTGATGATCGGCATCTTGAAGCGATCGGCCATTTCCATCAGGCGCAGCGCTTTGCGATAGCCTTCCGGTGCAGGCATGCCGAAATTACGGCGAATCTTTTCTTTGGTCTCACGCCCTTTTTGATGACCAATGATCATCACCGGACGCCCATCCAAACGGGCAATCCCGCCGACAATGGCTTTATCATCGGCATAGGCACGATCGCCAGCCAATTCATCAAAGTCGGTAAAGATATGCTTAATATAATCAAGCGTATAAGGACGTTGCGGATGGCGCGCTAATTGCGCAACCTGCCAGGCACCCAAATCGGCGAAGATTTTGCGCGTCAGTTCAACGCTCTTCTCACGCAGGCGCTGGACTTCTTCGTCCAGATTAATATCTAATTTTTCGTCTTGACGGCTGACTGCGGTCAGCGAGTCAATTTTCGCTTCCAACTCTGCAATCGGCTGCTCAAAATCAAGAAAATTCAGACTCATAGTATTCCTATATTAGTCAAATTCCAGTTCCACCTGCTCATTACCCACTAATGTGCGCAGCTCGTTCAGTAGCGCATCGGCAGGCGTTACACGCCATGCTGCGCCGAAACGTAGTCGGGCACGCGCATCTTCACGCTGGTAATAGAGATGCACTGGGATCGTCCCCGATCGATGGGGTTCCAACGATTGGCGGAGACGGTTTAATAGCTGGTCATCAATTTGCCTGTCAGTCAGCGAGATAGCAAGCCCGCGCGCGTATTTTTCCCGCGCTTCACTGATATCCATTAACTCTCGGACGGTCATTTTAAGCCCGCCGCTGAAGTCATCAAAGCTGACCTGTCCACTGGCGATAAGGATACGGTCTTTCTCAAGTAAATGCTGATATTTTTCCAATGCATCGGTAAACAGCATGATCTCAAGCCGACCGGAACGATCGTCCAATGTACAGACACCAATACGGTTACCCCGCTTGGTTACCATGACGCGAGCCGCCAACACCAGCCCAACAGCAGTGGTCATTTTACCCCGATCCGTCGGGTGCATATCTTTCAAACGCACGCCACCGGCATAGCGTTCAATTTCCTTAATATATTGCGTGATCGGGTGGCCGGTCAGATACAGCCCCAACGTTTCCCGTTCACCATCCAGCACCACCTGCTCCGGCCACGGCGGCACCGAACTGTAGGATTGCTCAACCTGTTCAGGCGCGTCGGCCAGCACACCGAACATATCCACCTGACCAATGGCTTCCGCTTTCGCATGCTGATCGGCGGCCTTCAGCGCATCAGGCAATGAATTCATCAGCGCGGCGCGATGTGGCCCCAGACGGTCGAATGCCCCAGACATAATCAACTTTTCCAGCACGCGGCGGTTCAGCTTTTTAATGTCGGTACGCGCGCAGAGATCAAACAGCTCTCTAAAATAGCCGCCCTGATTACGCGCCTCGATAATCGCCTCAATCGGGCCTTCCCCCACGCCTTTAATCGCGCCGATGCCGTAAACAATCTCGCCATCGTCATTAACGTGGAAGTGATACAGCCCGCTGTTGATGTCCGGAGGCAGGATTTTTAACCCCATCCGCCAGCATTCATCAACCAGGCCGACCACTTTATCCGTGTTGTCCATATCGGCCGTCATTACGGCCGCCATGAATTCTGCCGGATAGTGCGCCTTCAGCCATAGCGTTTGGTAAGACACCAGCGCATAGGCCGCGGAGTGAGATTTATTAAAGCCATAACCGGCGAATTTTTCCACCAGGTCAAAAATCTTAACCGCCAATTCGCCGTTCACGCCGCGAGATTTGGCACCATCTTCGAAGCCACCACGCTGCTTCGCCATTTCGACCGGGTTCTTTTTCCCCATCGCACGACGCAGCATATCCGCGCCGCCCAGCGTATAGCCTGCCAGAACCTGCGCAATCTGCATGACCTGTTCCTGATACAGGATAATGCCGTAGGTCGGCTCCAGCACAGGCTTAAGTGACTCGTGCTGCCATTCGATATCAGGATACGAGATCGCTTCACGACCGTGCTTACGGTCGATGAAGTTATCTACCATGCCGGATTGCAATGGGCCAGGGCGGAACAGCGCCACCAGTGCGATCATATCTTCGAAACAGTCGGGCTTAAGGCGTTTGATTAGGTCTTTCATGCCGCGCGATTCAAGCTGGAATACCGCCGTGGTTTCCGAGCGTTGCAGCATGTCGAAGCTTTTCTTATCGTCGAGCGGGATCGCCGCAATATCAATCGGCTCCTGCCCTTGCTTCGCGCGACGGGCGTTAATCATCCTCAGCGCCCAGTCGATGATGGTCAGCGTACGCAGGCCAAGGAAGTCGAACTTCACCAGCCCAGCATATTCGACGTCGTTCTTATCAAACTGGGTAACCGGATGGTTTCCTTCGGAATCACAGTACAGCGGTGCAAAATCGGTAATCTTGGTGGGGGATATCACCACCCCACCCGCATGTTTACCCGCGTTACGCGTTACCCCTTCGAGCTTGCGCGCCATATCGATGAGGGCCCTAACTTCTTCATCGGCCTCATAAATTTCTGGCAGCTGCGGTTCAGCAGCAAACGCTTTTTCCAGCGTCATACCCGGATCGGGCGGCACCAGCTTTGAAATGCGATCGACAAACCCATAAGGGTGTCCAAGCACGCGCCCGACGTCACGAATCACCGCTTTCGCCGCCATCGTACCGAAGGTGATAATCTGCGATACCGCATCACGTCCGTACATTTCCGCGACGTGATCGATGACCTTATCGCGTTTTTCCATACAGAAATCGACGTCGAAGTCAGGCATGGAGACACGTTCAGGGTTGAGGAAACGTTCGAACAGTAGATCGAATTCAAGCGGATCCAGATCGGTGATTTTCAGCGCGTAGGCGACTAACGACCCCGCACCGGAACCACGTCCCGGCCCAACAGGCACATCGTTATCCTTCGACCACTGAATAAACTCCATGACGATCAGGAAGTAGCCGGGAAATCCCATCTGGTTGATGACGCCCAGTTCAATATCCAGACGCTCATCATATTCAGGCCGACGCTCAGCACGCACTTCCGGATCGGGGAACAGGAATTCGAGACGTTCCTCCAGCCCCTTTTTCGAGCACTGAACCAGAAAATCTTCCGTGCTCATGTCGCCCGTCGGGAACTGCGGCAGGAAATACTCACCCAGACGAATTGTTACGTTACAACGCTTGGCAATTTCAACGCTGTTCGCCAGCGCTTCGGGGATATCCGCAAACAGCTCGCACATTTCCTCTTCGGAGCGCATGTACTGCTGCGGGCTGTAATGACGTGGACGTTTGGGATCGTCAAGCGTGTAACCGTCGTGAATCGCTACGCGAATTTCGTGAGCGTCAAAATCATCGGTGCTGATAAAGCACACTTCATTGGTCGCCACCACGGGCACCCCGTGCTTCGTCGCCAGCTCGACGGCTGCGTGCAAATAGCTTTCTTCATCGGGGCGGGACGTGCGGATCAGTTCCAGATAGTAACGCTGGGGGAAGTGTTCCTGATAGAAGGCCAGACACTGTTCGGCCTGCGTCTGGTTACCGCGCAGCAAAAATCGGCCAACATCACCTCGGCGGCCGCCAGACAGTAAAATCAGCCCTTCCTGATGCTCAATCAGCCAATCTCGGTCAATCGTCGGCCCAGCAGCGCCATAGCCTCGTTGATAAGCATGGGAAATCAGCAGCGTAAGATTCTGGTAGCCAGCATTATTCATCGCCAGAACGGTAAGATGCGCGAGCTCATCACCCAATTCGTCGCTTTCGACACAGAAATCTGCGCCGATAATGGGCTTGATTCCCGCACCATGCGCGCCGCCATAGAATTTAACCAGCCCACACAGGTTGGTAAAATCGGTAATCGCCAGCGCTGGCATGCCGAGTGCTGCCGCTTTTTTTACCAGCGGACCGACTTTGGCCAGCCCATCGATCATGGAATAGTCACTATGAACACGCAGGTGAACAAAACGTGGTTCGGCCATCTCCAGATCCCAGAATTTATCGATTAGTCAGCATGGCAACGACACGCTTACGCACGCACGCCACACCGAGAGTGAATGATGATGTTTACGCCAGACCTAGTGCACGTTTGACTGGCGCGAAGCTCCGACGGTGAAACTCAGTGGCACCCAGTGCGGCCAGTTTCTCCAGATGAAAAGCCGTTGGATAACCTTTGTGTTGGGCAAAACCATAAGCGGGGAAGCGTTGATCTAACTCGACCATCTCACGATCGCGAGTGACTTTCGCCATAATCGAGGCCGCGCTGATTTCTGCCACGCGGCTATCCCCTTTTACGACCGCCTGAGCGGGCATCGGCAGCGCCGGGCAACGGTTGCCGTCAATGAGAACAAAATCAGGCACGACAGCCAATCCAGCCACCGCACGCTGCATTGCCAGCATGGTAGCATGCAGGATATTCAGTTGATCAATCTCTTCCGGCTCTGCCCGACCAAGGCTCCACGCCAACGCCTTCTCTTTGATTTCATCATAGAGCGCCAGCCGACGTTTTTCACTCAGCTGTTTAGAGTCCGCCAGCCCAACAATTGGCCTAGTCGGATCAAGAATCACCGCAGCCGTTACGACCGCGCCAACCAGAGGGCCACGGCCCACTTCATCAACGCCAGCGATACAGGTCGCCTGCGGATAGATAAATATTTCACTCATGATTTTATTGGATGGTTTTACTAACATGGCTTTACTAATTCCAGTACCGCCTGAGCCGCCTGCTCATCGGCGTTACAGCGAATCTGCTGATGCAAATCCACAAACGTTGCGCGTAGCTCAGCCATTTCTTCCGTATCGGAAAACAGCGGCAGCAGCGCAGCAGCCAACTTATCCGGCGTACAATCGGTCTGTAGCAATTCCGTCACCAGCTCCCGCCCAGCCAGCAAATTCGGCAGCGACACCCACGGCGTTTTGACCAAGCGCTGTGCTAGCCAGAAGGTAAAAGGCTTCATGCGATAACCGACAACCATCGGGCATTTAGCCAGCATGCATTCCAGTGCCGCCGTACCGGATGCCAATAGTGCCGCATCACTGGCAATCATGGCTTCTCGCGCCTGCCCATCCAGCAGATGCACGCGTAGATCGGGCGCCACGCTACTTTTTATCCGCTCAAACTGTTCACGCCGCTTGCTGTTGACCAGCGGAACCACGATTTCCAGATCGGGAAAATGCTGGCGCAGTAGCACAGCCGTATTGAGAAAATCTGCGCTAAGCATTTCAACTTCTGCACCGCGACTGCCCGGCAACAGCGCCAGACAATGCACATCGGGCGCAATACCCAACGTCGCGCGTGCTGCCAGTTTATCGGGATGCAGCGGCATCGCATCGGCCATCGTATGACCGATAAAGCGACAGGGCACATTGAAACGATCGTAAAACGCTTTTTCAAAAGGCAAGAAGGCCAGCACCAGATTGGTCGCTTTACCTATTTTGAAAACGCGTTTTTGCCGCCATGCCCACACGGAAGGGCTGACGTAGTGAATGGTATTGATACCGCGCTGCTTGAGGTTGCCTTCTAGCGTGATATTGAAATCAGGGGCATCAATGCCGACAAAAACATCAGGTTGAAGTTCGCTAAAGCGCTGGGTTAAATCCCGCCGAATTTTCAGCAGGCGAGGAAGGCGTTCAAGCACCTCAACAATGCCCATGACAGCCAGCTCTTCCATCTCGTACCAGGCTTCACAGCCTTCGGCCTGCATACGTGGCCCGGCAACGCCGACAAACCGCACATCCGGCACCTTTTCTTTTAGCGCCCGGATCAGGCCTGCGCCAAGGATGTCGCCGGAAGTTTCTCCGGCGACCAGCCCAATAGTCAAAGGACGTGACGACATGGATTAACGAATGATGCCGCGAGTAGAACGGGCAAAGAAATCGGTAAACGCCTGCACAGCTGGGTGTTCAGCAGCCAGCGCTTCAATTTCCGGTTTCACTTCGTCCAGCGTTCTACCGCTGCGGTAGAGCAGCTTGTACGCGTTACGAATCGCGTGCAGGGTGTCTTTCTCGAATCCACGACGCTTCAGGCCCTCAATGTTCAGGCCGAACGGCGTAGCGTGGTTACCCTGCGCGATCACATACGGCGGCACGTCTTGCGCCACACCGGAACATCCACCCACCATGACGTGAGCACCGATAATGCAGAACTGGTGCACGGCCGTCATCCCACCGATAATCGCAAAATCATCAACGGAAACGTGGCCACCCAGCGTCGCATTATTCGCCAGAATACAACGATTACCCACGACGCAGTCATGTGCGATATGCGTGTTGATCATCAACAGGTTATCGCTACCGACTTTAGTCAACCCACCGCCCTGTGTCGTGCCACGATGAATCGTGACGCTTTCACGGATGCGGTTACGATCGCCAATCTCAACGCGGGTCGGTTCCCCGGCATATTTGAGATCCTGATTCACTTCACCAATTGACGTGAACTGATAGATTTCGTTGTCGCGACCAATTTTAGTGACGCCATTGACGACGACATGTGATTTCAGCACCGTCCCCGCACCGATCTCAACCTGAGAACCGATATAGCAGAACGGGCCAATATGAACGCCAGCACCAATAATGGCACCGTCTTCAACAATCGAACTAGGGTGAATAAAGGCGGTTTGATCAATCACGTTATCAGGACTCCCGACGGCGAGCACACATCATTGACGCTTCACAGGCCACTTCGCCATCAACTTTGGCAACACCTTTAAAGCGCGCAACGCCGCGACGCTCTTTGATGAATTCAACTTCAAGGATCATTTGATCGCCTGGCTGTACCGGGCGCTTAAAGCGCGCTTCGTCAACAGCGGCGAAGTAATACAGCTCACCCGGCTCCAGTTTGCCTACGCTTTTAAACGCAAGAATACCAGTAGCCTGAGCCATGGCTTCCAGAATCAACACGCCGGGAAAAATCGGTTTACCCGGGAAATGCCCCTGAAAGAAGGGTTCGTTGAAAGAGACGTTTTTCACCGCCCGCAGAAACTTACCTTCTTCAAAATCCAGTACCCGATCAACCAGCAAAAACGGGAAACGGTGCGGTAATAATTCTAAAATCTCTTCAATATTCAGAGTATGAGTGTCAGTAGTCAAAATACTCTTCCTGTCCATAAAAACTGATGCCATCAACAACACGGCCTGCGCAGACCCTAAATTAGGTGTCTTCAGGCAGGCCGCAAATAAAACGCGAGTGATTAAACGTTATCGACTTTTCGTTCAACGGCTTTCAACCGTTTGCTTATCTCATCAATATTCATCACCAGCGCTGCAGTTTTGCGCCACACTTTGTTAGGTTGCAAAGGAATGCCCGAAGAGTATACCCCAGGTTCTGTGATGGGTCGCATGACCATCCCCATTCCCGTTACCGTCACTTTATCGCAGATCTCCATGTGCCCGTTAATCACGCTGGCACCACCGATCATACAATAACGACCAATTTTCAAGCTCCCCGCCATAATGACGCCACCCGCGACCGCGGTATTGTCGCCAATCACGACGTTGTGCGCAATCTGGCATTGGTTATCAATGATAACACCATTGCCAATGACCGTATCATCCAACGCACCACGATCGATGGTTGTGCTCGCGCCAATCTCAACTCGATCGCCAATTCTGACCGTTCCCAACTGCGGGATCTTAACCCAGTTGCCGCGATCGTTGGCATAGCCAAAGCCGTCAGAACCGATCACGGTTCCCGACTGGATCAGGCAATGCTCACCCAGCGTAACGCGGTGATAAATCGTGACATTTGCCCACAAACGGGTACCGGCACCAATGCGGGCATCTTTGCCGATGAAGCAGCCGGGGCCAATGACAACGCCATCACCCAAGTGTGCACCAGATTCGATGACGGCATGTGCACCAACGGACACGTTCTGGCCCAGCGTCGCATCTGGAGCAATAACCGCACTCGGCGCAATATCGGTTGCTGGCTGCGGCGTAGTGTCCAGGAGTTGTGCCATGCGCGCATAGGTGAGATAGGGATTCTTCACTACCAACGCAGCAACCTGACAGTAAGGTAAATCCGCTTCCGTCAGCACGACCGCTGACGCTTGCGTCCCGGCCAGTTGCTCACGGTAACGACTGTCGGAAAGAAACGTAATTTGCCCAGTTTTTGCCGAATGCATAGAAGCAACACCAGTGATGACGATATCGCCATCACCGTGTAATTGTGCATCCAACTGTTGAGCTAACGCGTCCAGTCGAATTGAATCCATGGTTTATTTAACCTGTTTCAGCACATCGGCAGTAATGTCTTTCGCATTGGCGACATACGCAACCGCGTTAGCGTCAATCACAACATCATAACCTTCTTTGGTTGCAACGGCTTTCACCGCATCCTGGATACGGCTCAGGATTTTGTTACGTTCTTCCATCTGACGACGGCGGTTGTCTTGGTCAAAAGCCTGCGCTTTGGTAGAGAACTGTTCGCGCTGCGCCATGACGTCTTTTTCCATTTTGCTGCGATCGCTCGCTTTCATGGTAGAGCCATCACGCTGCAGCTTCTGCATCTTGGTCTGTAAATCGTTTTCCATCGATTGCAGTTCAGAAGCACGGCCTTTGAATTCGTTTTCCAGCTGTTTGCCGACGGTTTCACGCTGCGGCAGCTGTTGGAAAATGCTGGAAACGTTAACAACGGCAATTTTGTCAGCAGCCTGAACGCTGGCTGAAGCAGCCAATGCTAAACCGAGGCCTGCGGCACATAACCACTTTTTCACTATAAACTCCTCAACCTAACCTAATTTGTGTCTTAACACTTTAATTATGAGCATCGCGTCATGGTATGAACGTCTTATGAGCAATCATTCCTATTCATGAACTATTCATATCAACGAACTATTTATATCAACGACATGCTCGTCTCAACGAATCACGATGCGACATTCCCTGCATACGATCTATTGACGTCACACTACCAGGTTTTACCAATGTTAAACTGGAATTGTTCCGACTTGTCTCCATCGTACTTTTTAACCGGCTGGGCATAGGAGAAGACCAATGGCCCAAGCGGAGACATCCATTGCAACGCGATACCACTGGAAACACGGAAGTTACTTGCTTTGCTGTAATCCGGTACGCCTGCGTCAATCGTTTCCTGTGTATTTTTCCAGTTGGTATCCCATACCGTACCGCCATCCACAAAGAAGGACGTACGTACGGAGCTCGCGTATTTATCACTGATGAACGGCGTCGGTACGATCAGTTCCGCACTCAGTACGGCCATCGCGTTACCACCCACGGCATCATCTATATTGCTTGAGTCAATCGGGCAAGCAGAATAAGAACCAAAGCCAGAACCTACAAGACTCGCTGGACACTTATAATACGCCGCTTTAGGCCCAATCGTATTCGACTGGAAGCCACGTACTGTACTGGAACCACCAGCATAGAAGTTATCGTAGAACGGCACTTCTTTACTTCCGATACCATCCGCAAAGCCTGCACGCGTACGGCCCATCACCACCCAGTTACCGCTATCGCTCAATGGGTAGTAGCTCGTCGAATCAAACGTCAGTTTGTAGTATTCGTTGTCCGAACCCGGCACAGCGATCTTGGCATTCGCTGACGCACGCGTTCCTTTCGTCGGGAAGTAACCGCGATCCAGATTGTTATACGACCATCCGGTATTCAGGAACAAATCGTTCGCTTTGAAATCTGCACTGGATTTAACATTCTCACCAACTACGGACGGATTAACCCCGACAGAATCCAGATAACGCCACATCGCCACCTGCGGTCTCATATCCGACAGATCGTTATGCACATAATCCAGACCAACACGCAGTGAGTTATTCTCGTTAATCGGGAAGCCCAAGGTGCTGCCAACGCCATAGCTCACGTTGGTGTAGTCGGACAGATCGGCGTCTGACGCCTCAAATTTGTTATAAAAT
This genomic interval from Pectobacterium aquaticum contains the following:
- the accA gene encoding acetyl-CoA carboxylase carboxyl transferase subunit alpha gives rise to the protein MSLNFLDFEQPIAELEAKIDSLTAVSRQDEKLDINLDEEVQRLREKSVELTRKIFADLGAWQVAQLARHPQRPYTLDYIKHIFTDFDELAGDRAYADDKAIVGGIARLDGRPVMIIGHQKGRETKEKIRRNFGMPAPEGYRKALRLMEMADRFKMPIITFIDTPGAYPGVGAEERGQSEAIARNLREMSTLRVPIICTVIGEGGSGGALAIGVGDKVNMLQYSTYSVISPEGCASILWKSADKAPLAAEAMGIIAPRLKELKLIDTVIPEPLGSAHRNVPVMAASLKAQLLADLLDLDGLTEEELLNRRYQRLMNYGYC
- the rof gene encoding Rho-binding antiterminator: MSMSNEYQPINCDDYDSLEATCQQNLTLTLELRNGEVVTGKASDMISRKQVEYLVIEASGTTRELRLDHIVSFSHPEIGKVVVSES
- a CDS encoding VOC family protein gives rise to the protein MLKLLDVHHIAVIASDYERSKAFYCDVLGFTLNNEVYREAQQSWKGDLSLNGCYTIELFSFPHPPARVSCPEACGLRHLAFAVANVEQAVASLEQADVICEPVRIDPETQQRFTFFSDPDGLPLELYEI
- the rnhB gene encoding ribonuclease HII, whose amino-acid sequence is MSEIFIYPQATCIAGVDEVGRGPLVGAVVTAAVILDPTRPIVGLADSKQLSEKRRLALYDEIKEKALAWSLGRAEPEEIDQLNILHATMLAMQRAVAGLAVVPDFVLIDGNRCPALPMPAQAVVKGDSRVAEISAASIMAKVTRDREMVELDQRFPAYGFAQHKGYPTAFHLEKLAALGATEFHRRSFAPVKRALGLA
- the dnaE gene encoding DNA polymerase III subunit alpha — its product is MAEPRFVHLRVHSDYSMIDGLAKVGPLVKKAAALGMPALAITDFTNLCGLVKFYGGAHGAGIKPIIGADFCVESDELGDELAHLTVLAMNNAGYQNLTLLISHAYQRGYGAAGPTIDRDWLIEHQEGLILLSGGRRGDVGRFLLRGNQTQAEQCLAFYQEHFPQRYYLELIRTSRPDEESYLHAAVELATKHGVPVVATNEVCFISTDDFDAHEIRVAIHDGYTLDDPKRPRHYSPQQYMRSEEEMCELFADIPEALANSVEIAKRCNVTIRLGEYFLPQFPTGDMSTEDFLVQCSKKGLEERLEFLFPDPEVRAERRPEYDERLDIELGVINQMGFPGYFLIVMEFIQWSKDNDVPVGPGRGSGAGSLVAYALKITDLDPLEFDLLFERFLNPERVSMPDFDVDFCMEKRDKVIDHVAEMYGRDAVSQIITFGTMAAKAVIRDVGRVLGHPYGFVDRISKLVPPDPGMTLEKAFAAEPQLPEIYEADEEVRALIDMARKLEGVTRNAGKHAGGVVISPTKITDFAPLYCDSEGNHPVTQFDKNDVEYAGLVKFDFLGLRTLTIIDWALRMINARRAKQGQEPIDIAAIPLDDKKSFDMLQRSETTAVFQLESRGMKDLIKRLKPDCFEDMIALVALFRPGPLQSGMVDNFIDRKHGREAISYPDIEWQHESLKPVLEPTYGIILYQEQVMQIAQVLAGYTLGGADMLRRAMGKKNPVEMAKQRGGFEDGAKSRGVNGELAVKIFDLVEKFAGYGFNKSHSAAYALVSYQTLWLKAHYPAEFMAAVMTADMDNTDKVVGLVDECWRMGLKILPPDINSGLYHFHVNDDGEIVYGIGAIKGVGEGPIEAIIEARNQGGYFRELFDLCARTDIKKLNRRVLEKLIMSGAFDRLGPHRAALMNSLPDALKAADQHAKAEAIGQVDMFGVLADAPEQVEQSYSSVPPWPEQVVLDGERETLGLYLTGHPITQYIKEIERYAGGVRLKDMHPTDRGKMTTAVGLVLAARVMVTKRGNRIGVCTLDDRSGRLEIMLFTDALEKYQHLLEKDRILIASGQVSFDDFSGGLKMTVRELMDISEAREKYARGLAISLTDRQIDDQLLNRLRQSLEPHRSGTIPVHLYYQREDARARLRFGAAWRVTPADALLNELRTLVGNEQVELEFD
- the tilS gene encoding tRNA lysidine(34) synthetase TilS; the encoded protein is MRSDTVNRTEPDDGLLQTIVTQTAGCESILLAYSGGLDSSVLLHLLVAVRQRSGLPIRAAYIHHGLNPLADSWAEHCRQQCERWQVPFASLPVKVEAQNGGIEAAARTARYQALQAHLQDGEILLTAQHLDDQSETFLLALKRGSGPAGLSAMAASTLLGNSTTLGQHRLVRPLLSISRLQLEAYAQRHQLDWIEDDSNQDERFDRNFLRRQILPRLTQRWPHFSSAVARSAELCAEQEQLLDELLEESLQALCQADGALSIDGLLPLSPVRRFALLRRWLAQRGATMPAREQLQRLWDEVATSRQDAEPVLQLNQMQVRRFRQYLYLLPLMTSLKDCIISWQSPSCPLSLPDNLGTLSLADSGVAIRAPENSEAVSIRFSISGTVHIVGRAHGRQIKKLWQELGVPPWWRDRTPLVFYNEQLIAAVGRFVTREGQARENQPVWRIVWEK
- the lpxB gene encoding lipid-A-disaccharide synthase, with the translated sequence MSSRPLTIGLVAGETSGDILGAGLIRALKEKVPDVRFVGVAGPRMQAEGCEAWYEMEELAVMGIVEVLERLPRLLKIRRDLTQRFSELQPDVFVGIDAPDFNITLEGNLKQRGINTIHYVSPSVWAWRQKRVFKIGKATNLVLAFLPFEKAFYDRFNVPCRFIGHTMADAMPLHPDKLAARATLGIAPDVHCLALLPGSRGAEVEMLSADFLNTAVLLRQHFPDLEIVVPLVNSKRREQFERIKSSVAPDLRVHLLDGQAREAMIASDAALLASGTAALECMLAKCPMVVGYRMKPFTFWLAQRLVKTPWVSLPNLLAGRELVTELLQTDCTPDKLAAALLPLFSDTEEMAELRATFVDLHQQIRCNADEQAAQAVLELVKPC